The following are from one region of the Candidatus Eisenbacteria bacterium genome:
- a CDS encoding PrsW family glutamic-type intramembrane protease: MTGPPSLLGTLPLLLGFLPVLLFLAALLVLDSYKLVSRKSVLTTLAAGALSAGIAFAVNRALLGWGLDPGTLRGVVAPVVEESVKAAFVLHLLRRAKVGFMVDAAIRGFAIGAGFAVVENLYYARSLGDFGLGLWVVRGLGTAIMHGCATAIVGVAAKQLMDRHETRAAWALVPGLLVAVAVHALFNQFPLHPLLATAILALTMPLLTVAVFERSEKATQEWLTVEFDSDADLLQRILSDDLEGTHVGRYLATLRERFEGTVVADMLCLLRIHLELALRAKGMLVARAAGVDVPPDEHVRANLAELDYLRKSIGATGMLAMDPVLKASGRDLWQLRVLHR, from the coding sequence ATGACCGGACCGCCGTCGCTCCTCGGCACCCTCCCGCTCCTCCTCGGATTCCTTCCCGTCCTCCTCTTCCTCGCGGCGCTCCTCGTCCTGGACAGCTACAAGCTGGTCTCGCGGAAATCCGTGCTCACGACCCTGGCCGCGGGCGCGCTCTCGGCGGGAATCGCCTTCGCCGTGAACCGAGCGCTCCTGGGGTGGGGGCTCGACCCCGGGACCCTACGCGGGGTTGTGGCGCCGGTCGTCGAGGAGTCCGTCAAGGCCGCCTTCGTGCTCCATCTCCTGCGCCGGGCGAAGGTGGGGTTCATGGTGGACGCGGCGATCCGTGGTTTCGCCATCGGGGCGGGCTTTGCGGTCGTCGAGAACCTCTACTACGCGCGCTCCCTCGGCGATTTCGGTCTCGGGTTGTGGGTCGTCCGGGGCCTCGGAACGGCCATCATGCACGGGTGTGCCACCGCGATCGTCGGCGTGGCCGCGAAGCAACTGATGGATCGGCACGAGACGCGGGCCGCATGGGCGCTCGTTCCGGGACTCCTCGTGGCCGTAGCGGTGCACGCGCTCTTCAACCAGTTCCCCCTGCACCCGCTCCTCGCCACCGCCATCCTCGCGCTCACGATGCCGCTCCTCACGGTCGCCGTGTTCGAGCGGAGCGAGAAGGCGACCCAGGAGTGGCTCACCGTGGAGTTCGACAGCGACGCCGATCTCCTTCAGCGAATCCTCAGCGACGACCTCGAGGGCACGCACGTCGGCCGGTATCTCGCGACCTTGCGCGAGCGTTTCGAGGGGACGGTCGTGGCGGACATGCTCTGCCTCCTCCGGATCCACCTCGAGCTCGCCCTCCGCGCGAAGGGAATGCTCGTCGCGCGCGCCGCGGGGGTCGACGTGCCTCCGGACGAGCACGTCCGGGCGAACCTGGCGGAGCTGGACTACCTCCGGAAGTCGATCGGAGCGACGGGAATGCTCGCGATGGATCCCGTGCTGAAGGCGAGCGGACGGGATCTCTGGCAACTGAGGGTCCTGCACCGATAA